A window of Waddliaceae bacterium genomic DNA:
TTTTACTGGTCGCACTAGGGGTGTATCGACAAAAGCCGGGCATATAGCGTTTACGGTAATGTTATGTTTTGCGAGGTCTAGAGCGAAAGCTTTTGTCATAGCGATCAACGCTGCCTTGCTTGCGCAATATGGCGCCAAGGAAAATCGTCCATTTCCATTCCAACATGTAATGCCTTGTGTAGAGCTGAAATTTATTATCTTGCCATAAGAGCGTTCTTTCATTACTGCTGCTGCTTTGTTGCTTATGTTGAATATCGCTTTCACGTTTAGATCTATGATATAATCCAGATCCTCCTGAGTATATTCGTCGAGTTTTTTTCGTACGTTGACTCCTGCGCTGTTGACAAGGATATCTATAGTGCCGAAGTTTGCTACAGTGTCGGCGATAATTTTTTCTACTTCTGTATTATTCGTCAAATCTGCTTTTATAATTAGCGGCTCAAAAGAATATTCTTTTACGTTATCTTTTATGATATCTTTTAAATCTTCTGATATATCTACAGCGACGAGTTTTACTCCTTCGCTGGCAAAAGCCTTGGCGATCTCAAGTCCTATACCTCCTGCCGCTCCTGTTACTATTGCTACTTTTTCTCTGACATCAAACATTTTCTGCCTTCCTTATTATTGGCTATCTTTTTTATTGTTCCATGGCGCATGCGGATTTTGTATAGAGAATTTCCCTCCACTGATATCGATATCGGCTCCTGTTATATACGAAGAGGCTTCTGAAGCCAAAAACATTACTGCTTTTGCTACTTCGTCTACGTTGCCAAAGCGTTGTAGTGAAATATCTTGGAGCATCTTTTCTCCATTGTTATCTATGGCGGGTTTTGTCATCTGAGTTTCGATGACGCCTGGGCTAAAAGAATTAACTCTTATATTATGTGGGGCCCATTCTGCTGACATGCTACGGGTGAAAGAAGCTATCACGGATTTCGACGCCGAATAAAGGGAGTATGGCATCGAAGGCATCTTTGCAGCGAACGAAGCTGCGTGGATGATGTTGCCGCCACCGTTTTTCATCATATGTTTTGCGAAAAGCTGTGAGAGAAAAAACGTCGCCTTACAATTTACATCCATAATATTATTCCAATCATCTTCGGAACAGTCTACGAGAGGTCTTCTTACTATAGTTGCTGCGTTATTGATAAGGACGTCAATTTTCTTTCCTTTTTTTTCGTGTTCTTCAAGCCACGACGCTATAGAAGCGGTGTCGCGGATATCACTTTTTATAAAGGCGTGTTTATTATCATGGTTTATATCATCGAACCATGGGGCGTCGCTTCTTGTTATGACGACGACGGCACATCCTTGGTTGATAAAGGATGTAACCAGCCCTTTTCCTATACCTTGTCCTCCTCCTGTTATAACGACGATTTTGTCGCAAAGGTCAGGATATATAACAGACTTCTTTTCTTGCGTCTTCATAGTTATTATTCTCTTCTAAAATTTTGTTCAAAAGCTCTCTAGCTCTAGGAATATCATCTTCAGTGTCGATATCTGTCCAAAGTCTTTCTTCTGTGCTATGTTTATGGATATGATATCGTGACGCCAAAAGTGGCAAGGGGTCGTGGAATCCTGCATTGATATTTTCGTTGAGCATATTCTCTGCTTCGTCGAAGAATGCCGACGACAGCTCTGCATTGAACTTATAGAGTCCTATAGCATAGCCTCCCGACTTTTCAAAAGGGATATGCCTTCCTAGGTCATATATTCTATTATCATCGATAACAGTCCCTGGAGAGTCTATTGGCGACGTTCTATAGGAATCATCGATACCTATCGCCGAAAGTCCTGTTTTTCTAGAGATCCCTTCGACTATAGCCCTATCGAGGATGAGGTCTCCGTTACAAAGGATAAATTCTTCGCCGGCGAGGACGTTTTTCGCACAATACAATGAATATAAGTTATTCGTCTCTTCATAGCGTGGGTTATATATCGGTGTGACGCAGGTTTTTTCTGATGATGTATTATCGAAGCACGACAACACCATATCATGGCAATGCCCTACGATAGGGACGAAGTCCGTTAATCCTGCATATACGAAGTTTTCAATTAGGTGGCTTAGAAGAGATTTATTATTGAGTGTTATGAGAGACTTGTGGTTATTCTCTGTAAGAGCGCCAAGCCTTCGTCCTTTTCCTGCTATTAAAAAAACTACTTTCATCATAACTCCAGCTTTTTCGTAGTAAAGTATTCTCGCAATGCTTCGCTAAATATTTTAGGAGTATTGTGCCGATATAGAAGATTTTTGTCTTCTTTATTATGCTCTTCTTCAGGAGGGTTTTCATAATATTTGTGGCAGCTGATGAGGGTAGAAACGCCACTATCGAGAATATCTTGAGGC
This region includes:
- a CDS encoding SDR family oxidoreductase produces the protein MFDVREKVAIVTGAAGGIGLEIAKAFASEGVKLVAVDISEDLKDIIKDNVKEYSFEPLIIKADLTNNTEVEKIIADTVANFGTIDILVNSAGVNVRKKLDEYTQEDLDYIIDLNVKAIFNISNKAAAVMKERSYGKIINFSSTQGITCWNGNGRFSLAPYCASKAALIAMTKAFALDLAKHNITVNAICPAFVDTPLVRPVKDDAELYEDIISRTPLGRFAAASELIGPTMFLSSDASSFVTGHALLVDGGWTIE
- a CDS encoding SDR family oxidoreductase encodes the protein MKTQEKKSVIYPDLCDKIVVITGGGQGIGKGLVTSFINQGCAVVVITRSDAPWFDDINHDNKHAFIKSDIRDTASIASWLEEHEKKGKKIDVLINNAATIVRRPLVDCSEDDWNNIMDVNCKATFFLSQLFAKHMMKNGGGNIIHAASFAAKMPSMPYSLYSASKSVIASFTRSMSAEWAPHNIRVNSFSPGVIETQMTKPAIDNNGEKMLQDISLQRFGNVDEVAKAVMFLASEASSYITGADIDISGGKFSIQNPHAPWNNKKDSQ
- a CDS encoding NTP transferase domain-containing protein, with the protein product MMKVVFLIAGKGRRLGALTENNHKSLITLNNKSLLSHLIENFVYAGLTDFVPIVGHCHDMVLSCFDNTSSEKTCVTPIYNPRYEETNNLYSLYCAKNVLAGEEFILCNGDLILDRAIVEGISRKTGLSAIGIDDSYRTSPIDSPGTVIDDNRIYDLGRHIPFEKSGGYAIGLYKFNAELSSAFFDEAENMLNENINAGFHDPLPLLASRYHIHKHSTEERLWTDIDTEDDIPRARELLNKILEENNNYEDARKEVCYIS